The following coding sequences are from one Rathayibacter sp. SW19 window:
- a CDS encoding MaoC family dehydratase, which yields MNALASDSPAFDSLAVGDLVAEAEYPLTRDSLVRYAGASGDFNPIHYRDDVAASVGLPGVLAHGMLTMGLAVQAVVDWAGDPARVVDYQVRFTRPVLVDAAEGATVTVTAKVGQLDADARVARIDLTVSAAGQTVLGKAQVRVRLA from the coding sequence GTGAACGCCCTCGCCTCCGACTCGCCCGCCTTCGACTCGCTCGCCGTCGGCGACCTGGTCGCGGAGGCCGAGTACCCACTGACGCGAGATTCCCTCGTGCGGTACGCCGGGGCATCCGGCGACTTCAACCCGATCCACTACCGCGACGATGTCGCGGCATCCGTTGGGCTGCCCGGGGTGCTCGCCCACGGCATGCTCACCATGGGGCTGGCCGTGCAGGCCGTTGTCGACTGGGCGGGCGACCCCGCTCGCGTGGTCGACTATCAGGTGCGCTTCACACGCCCGGTGCTCGTCGACGCGGCTGAGGGCGCGACCGTTACGGTCACTGCCAAAGTCGGCCAGCTGGATGCCGATGCTCGCGTCGCGCGCATCGACCTCACCGTGAGCGCGGCCGGCCAGACCGTGCTCGGCAAGGCACAGGTGCGCGTCAGGCTCGCGTGA
- a CDS encoding MaoC family dehydratase N-terminal domain-containing protein yields MPVNPEIQGRVYPPTEPYLVGREKIREFARAVFATNPINTDPDAARAAGHADVVAPPTFPVVVQEATLAQLLADPDAGIDFSRVVHGEQRFSYTRPVVAGDELTAQLTITSVKTLGGNAMVTAESAITDAAGQHVVTATSTLVVRGDDQ; encoded by the coding sequence GTGCCAGTGAACCCCGAAATCCAAGGCAGGGTCTACCCGCCGACCGAGCCGTACCTTGTCGGCCGGGAAAAAATCCGCGAATTCGCGCGCGCCGTCTTCGCGACCAATCCGATCAACACCGATCCGGATGCCGCCCGCGCGGCCGGTCATGCCGATGTCGTCGCGCCGCCGACCTTCCCCGTCGTCGTGCAAGAGGCAACCCTGGCGCAACTGCTGGCCGACCCGGATGCCGGCATCGACTTCAGCCGTGTCGTGCACGGTGAGCAGCGTTTCAGCTACACCCGCCCCGTCGTCGCCGGCGACGAGTTGACAGCCCAATTGACGATCACGAGCGTCAAGACGCTGGGTGGCAACGCGATGGTCACGGCCGAATCCGCCATCACGGATGCCGCCGGCCAGCACGTCGTGACCGCCACATCCACCCTCGTCGTGAGAGGGGACGACCAGTGA
- a CDS encoding FMN reductase — translation MAAKNLAVISAGLSQPSSTRMLADRLVAATVSRLEDADVEVTVQTFELRDLAHDIINNMLTGFPSPKLDAVIEAVTTADGLIAVTPIFTTSYSGLFKSFFDVIDNQALAGLPVVIAATAGTPRHSLALDYAIRPMFTYLHAVVVPTGVFAASEDWGSGDDAVKTLPDRIERAATELAPLVAASERSSQVRDPFVITSDLSPVGGFQPE, via the coding sequence ATGGCAGCAAAGAATCTCGCCGTGATCTCGGCCGGTTTGAGTCAGCCGTCATCGACCCGGATGCTGGCCGATCGACTCGTGGCGGCCACGGTCTCACGGCTCGAAGACGCCGATGTCGAGGTCACCGTGCAGACGTTCGAACTGCGCGACCTCGCGCACGACATCATCAACAACATGCTGACCGGGTTCCCGAGCCCGAAGCTCGACGCTGTGATTGAGGCTGTGACGACGGCCGATGGTCTGATCGCCGTGACGCCGATCTTCACGACGAGCTACAGCGGCCTGTTCAAATCGTTCTTCGATGTGATCGACAACCAGGCGCTCGCCGGGCTGCCGGTTGTGATCGCGGCGACGGCGGGAACGCCGCGGCATTCGCTCGCGCTGGATTACGCAATCCGGCCGATGTTCACGTACCTGCACGCTGTGGTCGTGCCGACCGGCGTGTTCGCCGCGTCGGAGGACTGGGGCAGCGGTGACGACGCGGTCAAGACGCTGCCCGATCGCATCGAGCGCGCCGCGACTGAGCTGGCGCCGTTGGTGGCGGCATCCGAACGCTCGAGCCAGGTGCGCGACCCGTTCGTCATCACGAGCGACCTCAGCCCGGTGGGTGGTTTTCAGCCGGAGTAG
- a CDS encoding LLM class flavin-dependent oxidoreductase — protein MQFGIFTVGDVTTNPLTGQTISEHDRIKSTVAIARKAEEVGLDVFATGEHHNPPFVPSSPTTTLGFIAAQTERIILSTSTTLITTNDPVKIAEDFSTLQHLADGRVDIMLGRGNTGPVYPWFGEDIRQGIPLALEKYALLRRLWDEEVVDWSGKFRTPLQGFTATPRPLDGVPPFVWHGSIRSPEIAEQAAFYGDGFFSNHIFWPAEHTAKMVAFYRQRFEHYGHGDASQAIVGLGGQVFMRKNSQDAVNEFRPYFDNAPVYGHGPSLEDFTSQTPLTVGSPQEVIDRTLGFRDYVGDYQRQLFLLDHAGLPLKVVLEQLDLLGEEVIPVLRAEFAKNRPASVPDAPTHAALVAARDNAAAAGALPADADARVASAAVASAK, from the coding sequence ATGCAATTCGGAATCTTCACGGTCGGAGATGTGACGACCAACCCACTGACGGGGCAGACGATCAGCGAGCACGATCGGATCAAGAGCACCGTCGCGATCGCGCGAAAGGCCGAAGAAGTCGGGCTTGATGTCTTCGCCACCGGCGAGCATCACAACCCGCCGTTCGTTCCGAGCTCCCCGACCACGACGCTCGGTTTCATCGCGGCCCAGACGGAGCGAATCATCCTCTCGACGTCGACCACCCTGATCACCACCAACGACCCGGTGAAGATCGCCGAGGACTTCTCCACCCTCCAGCACCTCGCGGACGGCCGGGTCGACATCATGCTCGGCCGCGGCAACACCGGTCCGGTCTATCCATGGTTCGGTGAAGACATCCGTCAGGGCATTCCGCTGGCGCTCGAGAAGTATGCGCTGCTGCGCCGGCTCTGGGACGAAGAGGTCGTCGACTGGAGTGGCAAGTTCCGCACGCCGCTGCAGGGTTTCACCGCGACGCCGCGCCCGCTCGACGGAGTGCCTCCGTTTGTGTGGCACGGCTCGATCCGCAGCCCGGAGATAGCAGAGCAGGCTGCGTTCTACGGCGACGGCTTCTTCTCCAACCACATCTTCTGGCCGGCCGAGCACACCGCGAAAATGGTCGCCTTCTACCGCCAGCGCTTCGAGCACTACGGCCACGGCGACGCGTCACAGGCGATCGTCGGCCTCGGCGGCCAGGTGTTCATGCGCAAGAACTCGCAAGACGCCGTGAATGAGTTCCGCCCGTACTTCGACAACGCGCCCGTCTACGGCCACGGCCCGTCGCTGGAAGACTTCACCTCGCAGACGCCGCTCACCGTCGGCAGCCCGCAAGAGGTGATCGACCGCACGCTCGGTTTCCGCGACTATGTCGGCGATTATCAGCGTCAGCTGTTCTTGCTCGACCACGCCGGTCTCCCCCTCAAGGTCGTGCTCGAGCAACTCGACCTGCTCGGCGAAGAGGTCATCCCGGTGCTGCGCGCCGAATTCGCGAAGAACCGCCCGGCGAGCGTTCCGGATGCGCCCACGCACGCCGCACTGGTCGCCGCGCGCGACAACGCGGCCGCTGCTGGGGCGCTGCCGGCGGATGCCGATGCTCGCGTCGCATCCGCAGCGGTAGCATCCGCAAAGTAA
- a CDS encoding type II toxin-antitoxin system VapC family toxin, with amino-acid sequence MSVFADSSAIVKLYADEKGCEVIRELEAMLVSQLCRVEVPAALWRKNRMLALTAQNARVLVRAFENDLFNTDGPLVPVRVTSAILDVAASLAASHGLRAYDAIQLASALAARELDPACLIMAAFDHELRDAAAREGFQLLPESTLP; translated from the coding sequence ATGAGTGTCTTCGCTGACTCTTCCGCGATTGTGAAGCTCTACGCGGACGAGAAAGGCTGCGAAGTCATCCGCGAACTCGAGGCAATGCTGGTGAGCCAGCTCTGCCGCGTTGAGGTGCCCGCCGCCCTCTGGCGGAAGAATCGGATGCTGGCCCTGACTGCACAGAACGCACGCGTGCTCGTGCGCGCTTTTGAGAATGATCTTTTCAACACGGATGGCCCACTCGTTCCCGTCCGCGTGACCTCGGCCATTCTCGATGTTGCTGCCTCGCTGGCGGCATCGCACGGTCTGCGTGCGTACGACGCAATTCAGCTGGCAAGTGCGCTCGCCGCACGGGAACTCGATCCAGCATGCCTCATCATGGCTGCCTTCGACCACGAACTACGGGATGCCGCGGCGCGTGAAGGCTTCCAGCTCCTGCCCGAATCAACCCTGCCTTAA
- a CDS encoding FAD binding domain-containing protein, whose translation MQIPAAFDYARASSVDDAIALLERHGPESLVVAGGHSLLPMMKLRLAQPELLVDINELTELDYIRRDGEQLLIGAMTRHTSLLESGEVGDLFPIVTDAERVIADPVVRNRGTIGGSLCQGDPAEDLTTVCDVLGAELVIRGPGGERVLPISDFHRGPYETALEPSELLCEVRLPIRENSGSAYEKVERRVGDWAVTAAGASVTLAADGTIEDAAVGLTAVNLDGTIAEIQALLTGQQPSDDLFAEAGRLASIACRPTADQRGPVDYKRHLADELTRRVLRRAVTRALEAQA comes from the coding sequence GTGCAAATTCCTGCAGCATTCGACTACGCCCGCGCGAGCAGCGTTGATGACGCGATCGCGCTTCTAGAACGCCACGGGCCGGAATCCCTCGTGGTCGCCGGCGGCCACAGCCTGTTGCCGATGATGAAGCTCCGGCTCGCGCAGCCGGAACTCCTGGTCGACATCAACGAGTTGACCGAGCTCGACTACATCCGACGAGACGGCGAGCAGCTGCTGATCGGGGCGATGACGCGGCACACGTCGCTCCTGGAGTCCGGCGAGGTCGGCGACCTGTTCCCCATCGTCACAGACGCCGAGCGCGTGATCGCCGACCCGGTCGTGCGCAATCGCGGCACCATCGGCGGGTCACTGTGTCAAGGCGATCCGGCTGAAGACTTGACCACGGTCTGCGATGTGCTCGGCGCCGAGTTGGTGATCCGGGGGCCCGGCGGTGAGCGGGTGCTGCCGATCAGCGACTTCCACCGAGGTCCGTACGAGACAGCTCTCGAGCCGAGCGAATTGCTCTGCGAGGTGCGCCTCCCGATTCGAGAAAACTCGGGCAGCGCATACGAGAAGGTGGAGCGTCGAGTCGGCGACTGGGCAGTCACCGCGGCGGGGGCATCCGTTACCCTGGCAGCCGATGGCACCATCGAAGACGCCGCTGTCGGCCTGACGGCTGTGAATCTCGACGGCACGATCGCTGAAATCCAGGCTCTGCTCACCGGGCAGCAGCCGAGCGACGATCTCTTTGCCGAAGCCGGCCGGCTCGCCTCGATCGCGTGCAGGCCGACGGCGGACCAGCGCGGCCCGGTCGACTATAAGAGGCATCTCGCCGACGAGCTGACTCGCCGCGTACTTCGTCGCGCCGTCACGCGCGCGCTCGAAGCCCAGGCATAA
- a CDS encoding (2Fe-2S)-binding protein, giving the protein MQVTMTVNGDEVTREIEPRVLLVHFIRENLGLTGTHWGCDTSNCGTCVVLMDGQPVKSCTVLAAMADGHEIRTVEGLASGATLDPIQHGFMEEHGLQCGFCTPGMMLTSRALLDKNPNPTDDEIREAISGQMCRCTGYATIVRSVQWAAHHPEGDAVFVDSTDVEDLLEEDVTA; this is encoded by the coding sequence ATGCAAGTAACGATGACCGTCAACGGCGACGAGGTTACGCGCGAGATCGAGCCCCGAGTGCTCCTCGTGCATTTTATCCGCGAGAATCTCGGACTCACGGGCACCCACTGGGGTTGCGACACGTCCAATTGCGGCACGTGTGTCGTCTTGATGGACGGCCAACCGGTGAAATCGTGCACCGTGCTCGCCGCGATGGCGGACGGGCACGAGATCCGCACCGTAGAGGGTCTCGCATCCGGCGCCACGCTGGATCCGATTCAGCACGGATTCATGGAGGAACACGGGCTTCAGTGCGGATTCTGCACCCCGGGCATGATGCTCACCTCGCGCGCGCTGCTCGACAAGAACCCGAACCCGACTGACGACGAGATCCGCGAGGCGATCTCCGGCCAGATGTGCCGCTGCACCGGCTACGCCACGATCGTGCGATCGGTGCAATGGGCGGCCCACCACCCCGAGGGCGACGCGGTCTTTGTAGACAGCACAGATGTAGAGGATCTCCTAGAGGAAGACGTGACGGCATGA
- a CDS encoding aerobic carbon-monoxide dehydrogenase large subunit produces the protein MTIIEERPSNPAADAADRPIGYGRLQRKEDPRFVRGMGHYVDDIVLPGMLHGAILRAPVAHARLVSIDTTEALAQPGVKAVITGKDLEALGLAWAPTLSADVQAVLVTDKVRFQGQEVAFVIAEDRYSARDALQHIDVEYDILPPVINARKAMDPGMPVIRDDIEGKTDNHIFDWEAGDKAETDAVFAAADVVVSQDMVYPRVHPAPMETCGAVADFEPVSGKLTLYETSQAPHAHRTLFALVAGIPEHKIHIISPDIGGGFGNKVGIYPGYILAVVGSIVTGKPVKWVEDRSESLMSTSFARDYIMHGEIAATKDGKILGLRSNVLADHGAFNATAQPSKYPAGFFHIFTGSYDLQAAHCTVTGVYTNKAPGGVAYACSFRVTEAVYLVERMVDVLARKLEMDPAELRLKNFIKPEQFPYKNKTGWEYDSGEYERAMRKSMQIAGYDELREEQKEKRARGEVMGIGISFFTETVGAGPRKHMDIVGLGMADGAELRVHPTGKAVVRISVQSQGQGHETTFAQIVAEELGIPPEDIDVVHGDTDQTPFGLGTYGSRSTPVSGGAVALVARKVREKAKFIAAAMLETRPEDLEWEKGRWFVKGDPSVGKTISEIAMGAHGTVALPDGIDGNLDAEVTYDPPNLTFPFGAYICVTDVDPGTGHVKVRRFIAVDDCGTRINPMIIEGQVHGGLTDGVGMALMQMIEFDEDGNCLGGSFMDYLIPTALEVPNWETDYTVTPSPHHPIGAKGIGESATVGSPPAIVNSIVDALAPFGVVHMDMPCTPARVWEAMQGRATPPY, from the coding sequence ATGACCATCATCGAGGAGCGACCATCGAATCCGGCGGCGGATGCTGCGGATCGCCCGATCGGCTACGGCCGGCTCCAGCGCAAGGAAGATCCGCGATTCGTTCGCGGCATGGGCCACTACGTTGACGACATCGTGCTTCCCGGCATGCTGCACGGTGCGATCCTGCGCGCACCCGTTGCGCACGCACGCCTAGTGTCCATCGACACGACCGAGGCGCTGGCCCAGCCCGGTGTGAAGGCGGTCATCACCGGCAAAGATCTCGAGGCGCTCGGCCTCGCCTGGGCACCGACGCTGTCCGCAGACGTGCAAGCCGTTCTGGTCACCGACAAGGTTCGCTTCCAGGGTCAAGAGGTCGCGTTCGTCATCGCGGAAGACCGATACTCTGCTCGCGACGCGCTGCAGCACATCGACGTCGAATACGACATCCTGCCTCCGGTGATCAACGCGCGCAAGGCGATGGACCCCGGCATGCCCGTGATCCGCGATGACATCGAAGGCAAGACCGACAACCACATCTTCGACTGGGAGGCCGGAGACAAGGCAGAGACTGACGCGGTGTTCGCCGCCGCAGACGTCGTCGTCAGCCAGGACATGGTCTACCCGCGGGTGCACCCGGCGCCGATGGAGACCTGCGGGGCGGTGGCCGACTTCGAACCGGTCAGCGGCAAGCTGACGCTCTACGAGACCTCGCAGGCGCCGCACGCCCACCGCACGCTCTTCGCGCTGGTCGCGGGCATCCCCGAGCACAAGATCCACATCATCTCGCCCGACATCGGCGGCGGTTTCGGCAACAAGGTTGGCATTTACCCCGGCTACATTCTGGCGGTGGTCGGGTCGATCGTCACGGGCAAGCCGGTCAAATGGGTGGAGGACCGCTCGGAGAGCCTGATGTCCACCTCGTTCGCCCGCGACTACATCATGCACGGCGAGATCGCCGCGACCAAGGACGGCAAGATCCTCGGCCTGCGCTCGAACGTGCTCGCCGACCACGGCGCGTTCAATGCGACCGCGCAACCGTCGAAGTATCCCGCCGGCTTCTTCCACATCTTCACCGGCAGCTACGACTTGCAGGCCGCGCACTGCACCGTGACCGGCGTGTACACGAACAAGGCGCCGGGCGGCGTCGCGTACGCCTGCTCGTTCCGCGTGACCGAGGCCGTTTACCTCGTCGAGCGGATGGTCGACGTCCTCGCTCGCAAACTGGAGATGGATCCTGCAGAACTGAGACTGAAGAACTTCATCAAGCCGGAACAGTTCCCATACAAGAACAAGACGGGCTGGGAGTACGACTCCGGCGAGTACGAGCGGGCGATGCGCAAATCCATGCAGATCGCCGGTTACGACGAGCTGCGGGAAGAGCAGAAAGAGAAGCGCGCCCGTGGCGAGGTGATGGGCATCGGCATCTCGTTCTTCACCGAAACCGTCGGAGCAGGCCCGCGCAAGCACATGGACATCGTGGGCCTCGGCATGGCCGACGGGGCAGAGCTCCGCGTGCATCCGACCGGCAAGGCGGTCGTGCGCATCTCGGTGCAGTCGCAGGGCCAGGGCCACGAGACGACGTTCGCCCAGATCGTCGCAGAAGAGCTGGGCATTCCGCCGGAGGACATCGATGTCGTGCACGGCGACACCGATCAGACACCGTTCGGCCTCGGCACTTACGGCAGCCGGTCAACGCCGGTCAGCGGTGGCGCGGTCGCGTTGGTCGCCCGCAAGGTGCGAGAGAAGGCCAAGTTCATTGCGGCTGCGATGCTGGAGACCCGACCGGAAGACCTCGAGTGGGAGAAGGGCCGCTGGTTCGTCAAGGGCGACCCGAGCGTCGGCAAGACTATCTCTGAGATCGCCATGGGGGCGCACGGCACGGTAGCCCTGCCCGACGGGATCGACGGAAACCTGGACGCTGAAGTCACCTACGATCCGCCGAATCTGACGTTCCCGTTCGGCGCGTACATCTGCGTCACCGATGTCGACCCCGGGACCGGGCACGTCAAGGTGCGCCGCTTCATCGCCGTCGACGACTGCGGCACGCGCATCAACCCGATGATCATCGAGGGTCAGGTGCACGGGGGCCTCACCGACGGCGTCGGTATGGCACTCATGCAGATGATCGAGTTCGACGAAGACGGCAACTGCCTCGGCGGTTCATTCATGGACTATCTGATCCCGACCGCGCTCGAGGTGCCGAACTGGGAGACGGATTACACCGTGACGCCCTCACCGCACCACCCGATCGGCGCGAAGGGAATCGGCGAGTCCGCGACGGTCGGCTCACCACCTGCGATCGTGAATTCGATCGTGGATGCCCTTGCCCCGTTCGGCGTCGTCCACATGGACATGCCGTGCACGCCTGCTCGGGTCTGGGAAGCCATGCAAGGCCGCGCAACTCCTCCGTATTGA
- a CDS encoding XdhC family protein, whose amino-acid sequence MLPPQPSPPQSSPPQSSPPQSSPPGIDPAKRAQELTDRREPFVRATVVRAERPTSAHAGDTAVVLTDGTIEGFVGGNCVSASVREYSLKALASNEPVLLRVAPGAPSNVREEGAVSVSNPCVSGGSIEIFLEPRVPAPRVLIVGNTPIAQSLVVLGADLGMTMEQVTDATVAPDAGDAALIVASHGWEEEPALEAALRADVPYIALVASRARGADVLASLGVDEEQRARVHSPAGLDLGAHTAPEIALSILAQLIAERAASAKNATEQDATAQQAAAQKATVTVETAIDPVCGMSVVVAESSLHTEFDGRTVYFCSSGCRAAFLADTERYALAH is encoded by the coding sequence ATGCTGCCCCCGCAACCCTCACCGCCGCAATCCTCACCGCCGCAATCCTCACCGCCGCAATCCTCACCGCCGGGCATCGACCCGGCGAAGCGGGCGCAGGAGTTGACCGATCGGCGTGAGCCGTTCGTCCGCGCGACAGTGGTGCGGGCCGAGCGGCCGACAAGTGCGCATGCCGGCGATACCGCTGTCGTGCTCACGGACGGCACGATCGAGGGTTTCGTCGGCGGCAACTGCGTTTCGGCCTCGGTGCGCGAATATTCACTCAAGGCCCTGGCATCGAACGAACCTGTTCTCCTGCGCGTCGCCCCTGGAGCGCCATCGAACGTGCGCGAGGAGGGTGCAGTCAGCGTCTCGAACCCCTGCGTCAGCGGCGGGTCAATCGAGATCTTCCTGGAACCACGCGTTCCGGCGCCTCGGGTGCTCATCGTCGGCAACACGCCGATCGCGCAGTCCCTAGTCGTACTCGGAGCAGATCTCGGCATGACCATGGAGCAGGTCACCGATGCCACCGTCGCCCCGGACGCAGGCGATGCCGCACTGATCGTCGCGTCGCACGGATGGGAAGAGGAGCCGGCTCTGGAGGCCGCGTTGCGCGCCGACGTGCCATACATCGCTCTGGTCGCCAGCCGGGCGCGCGGCGCAGACGTGCTGGCATCGCTGGGCGTCGATGAGGAGCAACGCGCCCGCGTGCACAGCCCAGCTGGGCTTGATCTGGGTGCGCACACCGCGCCCGAGATCGCGCTGTCAATCTTGGCCCAACTGATCGCCGAACGCGCCGCGAGCGCAAAAAACGCAACCGAGCAAGACGCCACCGCACAACAAGCCGCCGCACAAAAGGCCACAGTCACCGTGGAGACCGCGATCGACCCGGTCTGCGGCATGTCCGTCGTGGTCGCCGAATCCTCGCTGCACACCGAGTTCGACGGCCGCACCGTGTACTTCTGCTCATCCGGATGCCGCGCCGCATTTCTCGCAGATACGGAGCGGTATGCGCTTGCTCACTAA
- a CDS encoding AAA family ATPase produces the protein MNEPSRAGAEQDVLRRLPDVDALTAALNSGDYLADVGLATALFLAVRLPQPILLEGEPGVGKTEAAKALARVLDTPLYRLQCYEGIDAGEALYEWNYPRQLLGIRLAESRNVDLEEHELFGADYLLRRPLLQAIEHPGPRPAVLLLDEIDRADAEFEAFTFELLGESSVTIPELGTIRATHPPIVILTSNRTRDLHDALTRRCLYHWIDYPGAERIAEIVRRRVPQSAGRIALDAASAVTKLRSLDLAKPPGIAEAIDWVSALSVLGVERLDEATVDQTWGSVLKNRDDLDLASARGAAWLVGERA, from the coding sequence GTGAACGAGCCCAGCCGGGCGGGTGCCGAGCAGGACGTGCTGCGGCGCCTCCCCGATGTCGACGCACTGACAGCCGCACTGAACAGCGGGGATTACCTCGCCGACGTCGGTCTGGCTACGGCACTGTTCCTCGCCGTGCGGCTGCCGCAGCCCATCCTGTTGGAGGGTGAGCCGGGCGTCGGAAAGACCGAAGCGGCGAAGGCGCTTGCCCGGGTGCTCGACACACCCCTCTACCGACTGCAGTGTTACGAGGGAATCGACGCCGGCGAAGCGCTCTACGAATGGAATTATCCGCGCCAGTTGCTGGGCATCCGGTTGGCAGAGTCGAGGAATGTCGACCTCGAGGAGCACGAACTGTTCGGTGCGGACTATCTGTTGCGGCGCCCCTTGCTGCAAGCGATCGAACACCCAGGCCCGCGCCCTGCCGTTCTTCTGCTCGACGAGATCGATCGAGCAGACGCCGAGTTCGAGGCATTCACGTTCGAACTGCTGGGGGAGTCGTCCGTGACGATTCCGGAACTGGGCACGATTCGGGCCACGCATCCGCCGATCGTCATTCTGACCTCGAACCGCACCAGGGATCTGCACGACGCTTTGACCAGGCGCTGCCTGTACCACTGGATCGACTATCCCGGAGCGGAGCGGATCGCCGAGATCGTGCGCCGCCGCGTGCCGCAAAGCGCGGGGCGAATCGCGCTGGATGCGGCATCCGCCGTCACGAAACTGCGCTCGCTCGACCTCGCGAAGCCTCCCGGAATCGCCGAGGCCATCGATTGGGTGTCTGCACTGAGCGTCTTGGGTGTGGAACGCCTCGACGAGGCGACCGTCGACCAGACCTGGGGTTCTGTGCTGAAGAATCGCGATGACCTCGATCTCGCATCTGCCCGGGGTGCAGCCTGGCTGGTCGGCGAGCGTGCCTGA
- a CDS encoding vWA domain-containing protein, whose translation MTSISHLPGVQPGWSASVPEEPQVVPVDSPSLAGTGVEAAALTAAFTTALRRAGLALSPDRAARLAEALTLMPPVSRTPLYWACRIVLVSSQAQLAVFDAVFAAVFDGMLDPADSRGDRNAPPAVGSEERTRAAAPDRRPSDTPPETQDDERMPPLPAPASAGDDDSADSGARQREAILAVASAEERLHEMSFAELSADEIGRMRELVGQIALSTPQRLSRRTRRSPRSNAPLDLRRTVRAAQRTAGDPLRLVYARRRLQQRRLILLCDVSGSMEPFTRIFLSLLHGAVTGAQAEAFIFSTRLTRLTRQLALRDPGQALDRAAASTSDWAGGTRLAASIRRFVDEHGRRGLARGAVIVILSDGWAQDDPAQVAVQMARLRRLAYRIIWVNPRKAAPGYQPLVGGMAAALSYCDAFVSGHSYAALAELAAAIRAPRTAVQT comes from the coding sequence ATGACCTCGATCTCGCATCTGCCCGGGGTGCAGCCTGGCTGGTCGGCGAGCGTGCCTGAGGAGCCACAGGTCGTGCCAGTCGATTCGCCCAGCCTGGCCGGCACCGGTGTGGAAGCGGCGGCACTGACCGCAGCATTCACCACGGCGCTGCGCCGAGCAGGGCTTGCGCTCTCACCCGATCGGGCGGCGCGTCTAGCCGAGGCACTCACATTGATGCCACCCGTCTCGCGCACGCCGTTGTACTGGGCCTGCCGGATCGTGCTCGTCTCCTCCCAAGCCCAACTTGCGGTGTTCGACGCGGTCTTCGCTGCGGTATTCGATGGGATGCTCGACCCGGCCGACAGCAGAGGCGACCGGAACGCGCCTCCCGCCGTCGGCTCAGAGGAGCGCACCAGAGCGGCCGCACCGGACCGCCGCCCGAGCGACACCCCGCCCGAGACGCAAGACGACGAACGGATGCCCCCGCTGCCCGCTCCTGCTTCAGCCGGCGATGACGACTCGGCAGATTCTGGGGCGCGCCAGCGGGAGGCGATCCTGGCGGTCGCCTCTGCAGAAGAGCGGCTGCATGAGATGTCTTTCGCGGAACTCTCCGCCGACGAGATCGGCCGCATGCGTGAACTGGTGGGGCAGATCGCGCTCTCGACTCCGCAGCGGCTCAGTCGCCGCACGAGGCGTTCACCGCGCAGCAACGCGCCGTTGGATCTGCGGCGGACTGTGCGCGCAGCCCAGCGCACCGCCGGAGACCCGTTGCGCCTGGTCTACGCGCGCCGACGTCTCCAGCAGCGTCGCCTGATTCTGTTGTGCGACGTATCCGGCTCGATGGAGCCGTTCACGCGAATATTCTTGTCACTGCTGCACGGCGCAGTCACCGGTGCGCAGGCGGAAGCGTTCATCTTTTCGACTCGGCTGACGCGGCTGACCAGGCAGCTGGCGCTGCGCGATCCCGGCCAAGCGCTGGACCGGGCGGCGGCCAGCACGTCGGACTGGGCCGGCGGAACCCGCTTGGCGGCAAGCATCCGCCGTTTCGTCGACGAGCACGGCCGCCGCGGGTTGGCGCGGGGTGCGGTCATCGTCATCCTCTCTGACGGCTGGGCGCAGGATGACCCTGCACAGGTGGCCGTTCAGATGGCACGGTTGCGGCGACTCGCGTACCGCATCATCTGGGTCAATCCGCGCAAAGCGGCCCCGGGATACCAGCCGTTGGTCGGCGGCATGGCGGCAGCACTGTCGTATTGCGACGCGTTCGTCAGCGGCCACAGCTACGCCGCCCTGGCAGAGCTGGCCGCGGCGATCCGTGCCCCACGCACTGCGGTACAAACCTGA